The following proteins come from a genomic window of Rutidosis leptorrhynchoides isolate AG116_Rl617_1_P2 chromosome 10, CSIRO_AGI_Rlap_v1, whole genome shotgun sequence:
- the LOC139870909 gene encoding uncharacterized protein, whose product MSVFQVFEQFANWQCPSITFSPINLSADLDKPVVVSCRIANTGIIILKVHVDTGSSVDVMYEQCLSKLPANIKALMKPTAVSLTGFSGESTWPIGQLELQVELVDDRDESLRRQALLNLYILRNQSRFNMILGRTALRMFGAIPSTLHGMVKFSTCKGIGLTARSYRLQRFHIHWFHCKVLTSI is encoded by the coding sequence ATGTCAGTGTTCCAGGTATTTGAGCAATTCGCGAACTGGCAATGTCCCTCTATTACTTTTTCTCCTATAAACTTGAGCGCGGATCTTGATAAGCCAGTGGTGGTTTCCTGCCGCATTGCGAATACTGGCATTATAATTCTGAAGGTAcatgttgacactggtagcagtgtggATGTAATGTATGAGCAATGTCTTAGCAAGTTGCCTGCAAATATtaaagctttgatgaaacctactgcagtTTCGCTCACTGGTTTTTCAGGAGAATCAACTTGGCCTATTGGCCAGTTAGAATTGCAAGTTGAATTAGTAGATGACCGCGATGAAtcgctaaggcgccaagctttGTTGAACCTTTATATACTACGAAATCAGTCAAGGTTTAACATGATTCTTGGGCGcactgctttgcgcatgtttggcgcaatACCATCCACGCTGCACGGAATGGTGAAGTTTTCTACTTGTAAGGGCATCGGTTTAACGGCCAGATCATATCGATTACAAAGGTTTCATATTCATTGGTTTCATTgcaaggtactgacctctatatga